In a genomic window of Streptomyces katrae:
- a CDS encoding helix-turn-helix domain-containing protein: MDAVQQEATARARELQRSWYGEPLGALFRRLIDDLGLNQARLAAVLGLSAPMLSQLMSGQRAKIGNPAVVQRVQALQDLAGQVADGSVSAGEATDRMDEIKNTQGGSVLSNSGQTTTSSGAPTVKRVVREIQSLLRSVSAAGDIIDAANALAPSHPELAEFLRVYGAGRTAEAVAHYEAHQN; encoded by the coding sequence GTGGACGCAGTGCAGCAAGAGGCCACCGCCAGAGCCCGGGAGCTTCAGCGCAGTTGGTACGGGGAGCCCCTCGGCGCCCTGTTCCGGCGGCTCATAGATGACCTCGGCCTGAACCAGGCTCGCCTCGCTGCTGTCCTCGGACTGTCGGCGCCGATGCTGTCCCAGCTGATGAGCGGGCAGCGCGCCAAGATCGGGAACCCCGCCGTCGTCCAGCGGGTGCAGGCCCTCCAGGACCTCGCCGGACAGGTTGCGGACGGCAGCGTCAGCGCGGGCGAGGCCACGGACCGGATGGACGAGATCAAGAACACCCAGGGAGGGTCCGTCCTCAGCAACAGCGGCCAGACCACGACGAGTTCCGGCGCCCCCACCGTCAAGCGGGTCGTCCGCGAGATCCAGTCGCTGCTGCGGTCGGTCTCGGCGGCCGGCGACATCATCGACGCGGCGAACGCCCTCGCCCCCAGCCACCCCGAACTGGCCGAGTTCCTCAGGGTGTACGGCGCCGGGCGCACGGCGGAGGCGGTGGCCCACTACGAGGCCCACCAGAACTGA
- a CDS encoding serine/threonine-protein kinase, with amino-acid sequence MGELFAGRYELVDPVGQGGAGAVWRAWDRRRGRYVAAKVLLRTDAPMLLRFVREQALRIDHPHVLAPVGWAADDDKVLFTMDLVGGGSLAHLVADYGPLPPRFACVLLDQLLSGLAAVHAEGVVHRDVKPANVLLEATGKGRPHLRLSDFGISLRKGEPRLTETGLAVGTPGYFAPEQLRGAEPDFPADLFAVGLVALYLLTGRKPDSRALLERFPAHGVPWAPEGVPAPLWDVIANLLHPNPGNRFRTATGARKALAEAARLLPAPPADEEPVEIFDQLAPLPPGFTHEGPVPPPPPQPGFGPPHDPRAVPAASVRDDPPQAPPPDTTGFHLAPPAPRRRIPPPTPRTTAAILTTALLCFAAGTWALTHL; translated from the coding sequence ATGGGTGAGCTCTTCGCCGGCCGGTACGAGCTGGTGGACCCGGTCGGGCAGGGCGGCGCGGGCGCCGTCTGGCGGGCCTGGGACCGGCGCCGGGGCCGCTACGTCGCGGCGAAGGTGCTCCTGCGGACCGACGCCCCCATGCTCCTGAGGTTCGTGCGCGAGCAGGCCCTGCGCATCGACCACCCGCACGTCCTGGCCCCCGTCGGCTGGGCGGCCGACGACGACAAGGTCCTGTTCACGATGGACCTGGTCGGCGGCGGCTCCCTGGCCCATCTGGTCGCGGACTACGGGCCGTTGCCGCCCCGCTTCGCGTGCGTCCTGCTCGACCAGCTCCTGTCGGGGCTGGCGGCGGTGCACGCGGAGGGCGTCGTCCACCGCGACGTCAAACCCGCCAACGTCCTGCTGGAGGCCACCGGGAAGGGGCGGCCGCACCTGCGGCTCTCCGACTTCGGGATCTCCTTGCGCAAGGGCGAGCCGAGGCTGACCGAGACGGGGCTCGCGGTCGGCACCCCGGGCTACTTCGCCCCGGAACAACTACGCGGCGCCGAGCCGGACTTCCCCGCCGACCTCTTCGCCGTGGGGCTGGTCGCCCTGTACCTGCTGACGGGCCGGAAGCCCGATTCCCGTGCCCTGCTCGAACGCTTTCCCGCCCACGGCGTCCCCTGGGCCCCGGAAGGCGTCCCGGCGCCCCTGTGGGACGTCATCGCGAACCTCCTGCACCCGAACCCCGGAAACCGGTTCCGGACCGCCACAGGGGCGCGCAAGGCCCTTGCCGAGGCAGCCCGGTTGCTCCCCGCCCCGCCGGCGGACGAGGAACCGGTGGAGATCTTCGACCAACTGGCCCCCCTCCCTCCGGGCTTCACCCACGAGGGCCCCGTTCCGCCGCCGCCTCCGCAGCCGGGCTTCGGGCCGCCGCACGACCCACGGGCCGTGCCGGCCGCCTCCGTCCGCGACGACCCGCCGCAGGCACCCCCGCCGGACACGACCGGCTTCCACCTGGCACCCCCGGCCCCCCGGCGCCGCATCCCCCCGCCCACCCCGAGGACAACGGCGGCCATCCTCACGACCGCCCTCCTCTGCTTCGCAGCCGGCACCTGGGCCCTGACCCACCTCTAA
- a CDS encoding DLW-39 family protein, whose translation MKKLLLVALAAIGGLLVYRQIQADRAEQDLWTEATDSVPSGSGV comes from the coding sequence GTGAAGAAGCTGCTCCTGGTCGCACTGGCCGCCATCGGCGGGCTCCTCGTGTACCGCCAGATCCAGGCGGACCGCGCCGAGCAGGACCTGTGGACGGAGGCAACCGACTCCGTGCCTTCCGGTTCCGGCGTGTGA
- a CDS encoding DUF3566 domain-containing protein, whose product MSGATGAGPAKTGANGARGPAADSESGDTPAEGRGGTVTDTRGPQSEPQAKPQSASKQKQKPAADKDKDAAGQPYHPPQAYAAPKKPGVQRGPVPGTRTTPRTRKARLRVAKADPWSVMKVSFLLSIALGVCTVVAAAVLWMVMDAMGIFSTVGGTISEATGSNEGNGFDLQSFLSLPRVLIFTSVIAVIDVVLMTALATLGAFIYNLSAGFVGGVELTLAEDE is encoded by the coding sequence GTGAGTGGAGCCACGGGCGCCGGACCGGCCAAGACTGGAGCGAACGGTGCCCGTGGCCCCGCCGCGGACTCCGAAAGCGGGGACACCCCCGCCGAGGGCAGGGGGGGAACCGTGACGGACACCCGAGGACCGCAGTCGGAGCCGCAGGCCAAGCCGCAGTCCGCGTCCAAGCAGAAGCAGAAGCCCGCCGCGGACAAGGACAAGGACGCGGCCGGGCAGCCCTACCACCCCCCGCAGGCGTACGCGGCCCCCAAGAAGCCGGGTGTGCAGCGGGGGCCCGTGCCGGGGACCCGTACGACCCCGCGGACGCGCAAGGCGCGGCTGCGGGTGGCCAAGGCCGACCCGTGGTCGGTGATGAAGGTCAGCTTCCTGCTGTCGATCGCGCTCGGCGTCTGCACCGTCGTGGCGGCCGCGGTGCTGTGGATGGTCATGGACGCCATGGGCATCTTCTCGACCGTCGGCGGCACGATCAGCGAGGCCACCGGCTCGAACGAGGGCAACGGGTTCGACCTCCAGTCGTTCCTGTCGCTGCCGCGCGTGCTGATCTTCACCTCGGTCATCGCGGTGATCGACGTCGTGCTGATGACCGCCCTGGCGACGCTGGGCGCGTTCATCTACAACCTGTCCGCGGGCTTCGTGGGCGGCGTGGAGCTCACGCTGGCCGAGGACGAATGA
- the gyrA gene encoding DNA gyrase subunit A codes for MADETTQPAKNAENTAEEQPVLRIEPVGLETEMQRSYLDYAMSVIVSRALPDVRDGLKPVHRRVLYAMYDGGYRPEKGFYKCARVVGDVMGTYHPHGDSSIYDALVRLAQPWSMRMPLVDSNGNFGSPGNDPAAAMRYTECKLMPQAMEMLRDIDEETVDFTDNYDGRNQEPTVLPARFPNLLVNGSAGIAVGMATNIPPHNLREVAAGAQWALEHPEASHEELLDALLERIKGPDFPSGALVVGRKGIEEAYRTGRGSITMRAVVEVEEIQNRQCLVVTELPYQTNPDNLAQKIADLVKDGKIGGIADVRDETSSRTGQRLVIVLKRDAVAKVVLNNLYKHTDLQTNFGANMLALVDGVPRTLSIDAFIRHWVQHQIEVIVRRTRFRLRKAEERAHILRGLLKALDAIDEVIALIRRSNTVEIAREGLMGLLEIDEIQANAILEMQLRRLAALERQKIVAEHDELQAKIDEYNAILASPEKQRSIVSEELAALVEKYGDDRRSKLVPFDGDMSIEDLIAEEDIVVTITHGGYVKRTKTEDYRSQKRGGKGVRGTKLKQDDLVDHFFVSTTHHWLLFFTNKGRVYRSKAYELPDAGRDARGQHVANLLAFQPDEKIAQILAIRDYEAAPYLILATKAGLVKKTALKDYDSPRSGGVIAINLRETEDGGDDELIGAELVSAEDDLLLISKKAQSIRFTATDDALRPMGRATSGVKGMSFREGDELLSMSVVRPGTFVFTATDGGYAKRTAVDEYRVQGRGGLGIKAAKIVEDRGSLVGALVVDESDEILAITLGGGVIRTRVNEVRETGRDTMGVQLINLGKRDAVVGIARNAEAGQEADEVDEIETGIEAAAAEGTAAEAAGGETSPDREHEE; via the coding sequence ATGGCCGACGAAACCACCCAACCCGCAAAGAACGCTGAGAACACTGCGGAGGAGCAGCCCGTGCTGCGCATCGAGCCCGTCGGGCTCGAGACGGAGATGCAGCGCTCCTACCTCGACTACGCGATGTCCGTCATCGTCTCCCGCGCGCTGCCCGACGTACGGGACGGCCTCAAGCCCGTCCACCGTCGCGTGCTGTACGCGATGTACGACGGCGGCTACCGGCCCGAGAAGGGCTTCTACAAGTGCGCCCGCGTCGTCGGCGACGTCATGGGCACCTACCACCCGCACGGTGACAGCTCCATCTACGACGCCCTGGTCCGCCTGGCCCAGCCGTGGTCGATGCGCATGCCGCTGGTGGACTCGAACGGCAACTTCGGCTCCCCGGGCAACGACCCGGCGGCGGCGATGCGCTACACCGAGTGCAAGCTGATGCCGCAGGCCATGGAGATGCTCCGGGACATCGACGAGGAGACCGTCGACTTCACGGACAACTACGACGGCCGCAACCAGGAGCCGACGGTCCTGCCGGCGCGCTTCCCGAACCTGCTGGTCAACGGCAGCGCCGGTATCGCGGTCGGCATGGCCACCAACATCCCGCCGCACAACCTGCGCGAGGTCGCGGCGGGCGCGCAGTGGGCGCTGGAGCACCCGGAGGCCTCGCACGAGGAGCTCCTGGACGCGCTGCTGGAGCGGATCAAGGGCCCTGACTTCCCGTCGGGCGCCCTCGTGGTCGGCCGCAAGGGCATCGAGGAGGCGTACCGGACCGGCCGCGGCTCCATCACGATGCGCGCGGTGGTCGAGGTCGAGGAGATCCAGAACCGCCAGTGCCTGGTGGTCACGGAGCTCCCGTACCAGACCAACCCCGACAACCTGGCGCAGAAGATCGCCGACCTGGTGAAGGACGGCAAGATCGGCGGCATCGCCGACGTCCGCGACGAGACCTCGTCCCGGACCGGCCAGCGCCTGGTGATCGTGCTCAAGCGCGACGCCGTCGCCAAGGTCGTGCTGAACAACCTCTACAAGCACACCGACCTGCAGACGAACTTCGGCGCGAACATGCTGGCGCTGGTGGACGGGGTGCCGCGCACCCTGTCGATCGACGCGTTCATCCGCCACTGGGTGCAGCACCAGATCGAGGTCATCGTCCGGCGTACGCGCTTCCGCCTGCGCAAGGCGGAGGAGCGGGCCCACATCCTGCGCGGCCTGCTCAAGGCGCTGGACGCCATCGACGAGGTCATCGCCCTCATCCGGCGCAGCAACACCGTCGAGATCGCGCGCGAAGGCCTGATGGGCCTCCTGGAGATCGACGAGATCCAGGCCAACGCCATCCTGGAGATGCAGCTGCGCCGCCTCGCGGCCCTGGAGCGCCAGAAGATCGTCGCCGAGCACGACGAACTCCAGGCGAAGATCGACGAGTACAACGCGATCCTGGCCTCGCCGGAGAAGCAGCGCTCGATCGTCAGCGAGGAACTGGCCGCGCTCGTCGAGAAGTACGGCGACGACCGCCGCTCCAAGCTGGTGCCCTTCGACGGTGACATGTCCATCGAGGACCTGATCGCCGAAGAGGACATCGTCGTCACCATCACGCACGGCGGCTACGTCAAGCGCACCAAGACCGAGGACTACCGCTCGCAGAAGCGCGGCGGCAAGGGCGTGCGCGGCACGAAGCTGAAGCAGGACGACCTGGTCGACCACTTCTTCGTCTCCACCACGCACCACTGGCTGCTGTTCTTCACGAACAAGGGCCGCGTCTACCGGTCCAAGGCGTACGAGCTCCCGGACGCCGGACGCGACGCGCGCGGGCAGCACGTGGCGAACCTGCTGGCCTTCCAGCCGGACGAGAAGATCGCCCAGATCCTCGCGATCCGCGACTACGAGGCCGCGCCCTACCTGATCCTGGCCACCAAGGCCGGCCTGGTGAAGAAGACGGCGCTCAAGGACTACGACTCCCCGCGTTCGGGCGGCGTCATCGCCATCAACCTCCGGGAGACCGAGGACGGCGGCGACGACGAGCTGATCGGCGCAGAGCTGGTGTCCGCCGAGGACGACCTGCTGCTCATCAGCAAGAAGGCGCAGTCCATCCGCTTCACGGCGACGGACGACGCGCTGCGCCCGATGGGCCGCGCCACCTCCGGCGTGAAGGGCATGAGCTTCCGCGAGGGTGACGAACTGCTCTCGATGAGCGTTGTCCGGCCGGGTACGTTCGTGTTCACCGCGACCGACGGCGGCTACGCCAAGCGGACCGCGGTGGACGAGTACCGCGTCCAGGGCCGTGGCGGTCTGGGCATCAAGGCCGCCAAGATCGTGGAGGACCGCGGCTCGCTCGTCGGCGCGCTGGTGGTGGACGAATCGGATGAGATCCTCGCCATCACGCTCGGCGGCGGTGTGATCCGTACGCGCGTCAACGAAGTCAGGGAGACGGGCCGTGACACCATGGGCGTCCAGCTGATCAACCTGGGCAAGCGGGATGCCGTGGTGGGCATCGCCCGCAACGCCGAGGCCGGTCAGGAAGCTGACGAGGTCGACGAGATCGAGACAGGGATCGAGGCCGCGGCAGCCGAGGGAACGGCCGCCGAGGCCGCCGGGGGCGAAACGTCCCCGGATCGGGAGCACGAGGAGTAA
- the gyrB gene encoding DNA topoisomerase (ATP-hydrolyzing) subunit B: MCQKGRFVADSGDSNEKNYDASAIQVLEGLDAVRKRPGMYIGSTGERGLHHLVYEVVDNSVDEALAGHADTIDVTILADGGVRVVDNGRGIPVGIVPSEGKPAVEVVLTVLHAGGKFGGGGYAVSGGLHGVGVSVVNALSTKVAVEVKTDGYRWTQDYKLGVPTAPLAKNEETDETGTSVTFWADGDIFETTEYSFETLSRRFQEMAFLNKGLTLTLTDERESAKATAGADDPDADTAEPQARTVKYYYEGGIVDFVKYLNSRKGELIHPTVIDVEAEDKERMLSVEIAMQWNSQYTEGVYSFANTIHTHEGGTHEEGFRAALTGLVNRYARDKKLLREKDDNLAGEDIREGLTAIISVKLGEPQFEGQTKTKLGNTEAKTFVQKVVHEHLNDWFDRNPVEAADIVRKAIQAATARVAARKARDLTRRKGLLESASLPGKLSDCQSNDPTKCEIFIVEGDSAGGSAKSGRNPMYQAILPIRGKILNVEKARIDKILQNTEVQALISAFGTGVHEDFDIEKLRYHKIILMADADVDGQHINTLLLTFLFRFMRPLVEAGHVYLSRPPLYKIKWGRDDFEYAYSDRERDALVELGKQNGKRIKEDSIQRFKGLGEMNAEELRVTTMDVDHRVLGQVTLDDAAQADDLFSVLMGEDVEARRSFIQRNAKDVRFLDI; encoded by the coding sequence CTGTGCCAGAAAGGGCGCTTCGTGGCCGATTCCGGCGACTCCAACGAGAAGAATTACGACGCCAGTGCGATCCAGGTCCTCGAGGGCCTGGACGCGGTCCGCAAGCGGCCGGGTATGTACATCGGCTCGACGGGTGAGCGTGGTCTGCACCACCTCGTCTACGAGGTCGTCGACAACTCGGTCGACGAAGCGCTGGCCGGGCACGCGGACACCATCGACGTGACGATCCTCGCCGACGGCGGGGTGCGCGTGGTCGACAACGGCCGCGGCATCCCGGTCGGCATCGTCCCGTCCGAGGGGAAGCCGGCCGTCGAGGTCGTCCTGACCGTCCTGCACGCGGGCGGCAAGTTCGGCGGAGGCGGCTACGCCGTCTCCGGCGGTCTGCACGGCGTCGGCGTCTCCGTCGTGAACGCCCTGTCGACCAAGGTCGCCGTCGAGGTGAAGACGGACGGGTACCGCTGGACCCAGGACTACAAGCTGGGCGTGCCCACGGCCCCGCTGGCCAAGAACGAGGAGACCGACGAGACCGGTACGTCGGTGACGTTCTGGGCCGACGGCGACATCTTCGAGACCACCGAGTACTCCTTCGAGACGCTGTCGCGGCGCTTCCAGGAGATGGCCTTCCTCAACAAGGGCCTGACCCTGACGCTGACCGACGAGCGCGAGTCGGCGAAGGCCACGGCGGGCGCGGACGACCCGGACGCGGACACGGCCGAGCCGCAGGCCCGCACGGTGAAGTACTACTACGAGGGCGGCATCGTCGACTTCGTGAAGTACCTCAACTCGCGCAAGGGCGAGCTGATCCACCCCACCGTCATCGACGTCGAGGCCGAGGACAAGGAGCGCATGCTCTCGGTCGAGATCGCGATGCAGTGGAACTCGCAGTACACCGAGGGCGTCTACTCCTTCGCGAACACGATCCACACGCACGAGGGCGGCACCCACGAAGAGGGCTTCCGCGCGGCGCTGACCGGCCTGGTCAACCGCTACGCGCGGGACAAGAAGCTGCTCCGCGAGAAGGACGACAACCTCGCCGGCGAGGACATCCGCGAGGGTCTGACGGCGATCATCTCGGTCAAGCTGGGCGAGCCCCAGTTCGAGGGCCAGACGAAGACCAAGCTGGGCAACACGGAGGCCAAGACCTTCGTGCAGAAGGTCGTCCACGAGCACCTCAACGACTGGTTCGACCGCAACCCGGTCGAGGCCGCGGACATCGTCCGCAAGGCGATCCAGGCCGCCACGGCCCGCGTCGCGGCCCGCAAGGCCCGTGACCTGACCCGCCGCAAGGGCCTGCTGGAGAGCGCCTCGCTGCCCGGCAAGCTGTCGGACTGCCAGTCGAACGACCCGACCAAGTGCGAGATCTTCATCGTCGAGGGTGACTCCGCCGGCGGCTCCGCGAAGTCCGGCCGCAACCCGATGTACCAGGCCATCCTGCCCATCCGCGGCAAGATCCTGAACGTCGAGAAGGCGCGCATCGACAAGATCCTCCAGAACACCGAGGTCCAGGCGCTGATCAGCGCCTTCGGCACCGGCGTGCACGAGGACTTCGACATCGAGAAGCTCCGCTATCACAAGATCATCCTGATGGCGGACGCCGACGTCGACGGCCAGCACATCAACACCCTGCTGCTGACCTTCCTCTTCCGCTTCATGCGTCCGCTGGTCGAGGCCGGGCACGTCTACCTGTCCCGCCCGCCGCTGTACAAGATCAAGTGGGGCCGCGACGACTTCGAGTACGCGTACTCGGACCGCGAGCGCGACGCCCTGGTCGAGCTCGGCAAGCAGAACGGCAAGCGGATCAAGGAAGACTCGATCCAGCGCTTCAAGGGTCTGGGCGAGATGAACGCCGAGGAGCTGCGCGTCACCACGATGGACGTGGACCACCGCGTGCTCGGCCAGGTCACGCTGGACGACGCGGCGCAGGCCGACGACCTGTTCTCGGTGCTGATGGGTGAGGACGTCGAGGCGCGGCGTTCCTTCATCCAGCGCAACGCCAAGGACGTCCGCTTCCTCGACATCTGA
- a CDS encoding DUF721 domain-containing protein produces the protein MNDGEQQKRKAPEPSGVDLARQALAAAREQARARGNAVGGKKRQQQPGLRSGARADGRDPMPLMAALDRLRTERGWEMPIAVAGVMERWADIVGPEIAAHCEPERYEDRELLVRCDSSAWAAQLKLLAPQLVARLNADLGQGTVRLIKVQGPGGRPKRYGPLRAPGSSGPGDTWG, from the coding sequence GTGAACGACGGCGAGCAGCAGAAGCGGAAGGCTCCCGAGCCCTCGGGAGTGGACCTGGCCCGCCAGGCCCTGGCCGCCGCGCGCGAGCAGGCCCGGGCCCGTGGCAACGCGGTCGGCGGGAAGAAGCGCCAGCAGCAGCCGGGCCTGCGCTCCGGCGCGCGCGCCGACGGCCGGGACCCGATGCCGCTGATGGCGGCCCTGGACCGGCTGCGCACCGAACGCGGCTGGGAGATGCCGATCGCGGTCGCCGGGGTGATGGAGCGGTGGGCCGACATCGTCGGACCGGAGATCGCCGCGCACTGCGAACCGGAACGGTACGAGGACCGCGAGCTGCTGGTCCGCTGCGATTCCTCCGCCTGGGCCGCCCAGCTGAAGCTGCTCGCGCCGCAGCTGGTGGCGCGGCTGAACGCGGACCTGGGGCAGGGGACCGTGCGGCTGATCAAGGTGCAGGGGCCCGGCGGGCGGCCGAAGCGGTACGGCCCCTTGAGGGCGCCGGGGAGCTCGGGCCCCGGGGACACCTGGGGATAG
- the recF gene encoding DNA replication/repair protein RecF (All proteins in this family for which functions are known are DNA-binding proteins that assist the filamentation of RecA onto DNA for the initiation of recombination or recombinational repair.) — protein sequence MHVSHLSLADFRSYARAEVPLAPGVTAFVGPNGQGKTNLVEAIGYLATLGSHRVSSDAPLVRMGADRAVVRAAVTQGERRQLVELELNPGRANRARINRSSQVRPRDVLGIVRTVLFAPEDLALVKGDPGERRRFLDELVTARSPRMAAVRSDYERVLKQRNTLLKSAAMARRHGGRSMDLSTLDVWDQHLARAGAELLAHRLDLIATLLPLADKAYEQLAPGGGPLGLAYKASTGEAADGGEARTREALYEVLLAGLSEVRKQEIERGVTLVGPHRDDVLLRLGDLPAKGYASHGESWSYALALRLASYELLRSEGNEPVLILDDVFAELDARRRERLAELVAPGEQVLVTAAVDDDVPDVLTGTRYAVSGGEVTRL from the coding sequence ATGCACGTCTCGCATCTCTCGTTGGCCGACTTCCGCTCGTACGCCCGGGCCGAGGTCCCCCTCGCCCCGGGCGTCACGGCTTTTGTGGGCCCCAACGGCCAGGGCAAGACCAACCTGGTCGAGGCCATCGGCTACCTGGCCACCCTGGGCAGCCACCGGGTCTCCTCGGACGCCCCGCTCGTGCGCATGGGCGCGGACCGGGCCGTCGTGCGGGCCGCCGTCACCCAGGGCGAGCGCCGGCAGCTGGTCGAGCTGGAGCTCAACCCGGGCCGCGCCAACCGGGCCCGTATCAACCGGTCCTCGCAGGTCAGGCCCCGGGACGTGCTGGGGATCGTACGGACCGTGCTGTTCGCCCCCGAGGACCTGGCCCTGGTCAAGGGCGACCCCGGGGAGCGGCGCCGGTTCCTCGACGAGCTGGTCACCGCCCGCTCCCCGCGCATGGCGGCGGTCCGCTCCGACTACGAGCGGGTGCTCAAGCAGCGCAACACCCTGCTGAAGTCGGCGGCGATGGCCCGCCGGCACGGCGGCCGCTCCATGGACCTGTCCACCCTCGACGTGTGGGACCAGCACCTCGCCCGCGCGGGCGCCGAGCTGCTGGCCCACCGGCTGGACCTGATCGCGACCCTGCTGCCGCTGGCCGACAAGGCCTACGAGCAGCTCGCGCCCGGCGGCGGCCCGCTCGGGCTGGCCTACAAGGCCTCCACGGGGGAGGCGGCCGACGGCGGGGAGGCCCGTACCCGCGAGGCGCTGTACGAGGTGCTGCTGGCGGGCCTGTCCGAGGTGCGCAAGCAGGAGATCGAACGCGGGGTCACGCTGGTCGGGCCGCACCGCGACGACGTGCTCCTGCGCCTCGGCGACCTCCCGGCCAAGGGGTACGCCAGCCACGGCGAGTCCTGGTCGTACGCGCTGGCGCTGCGGCTGGCCTCGTACGAGCTGCTGCGCTCGGAGGGGAACGAACCGGTGCTGATCCTGGACGACGTCTTCGCGGAGCTCGACGCCCGCCGCCGCGAGCGGCTCGCGGAACTGGTGGCTCCGGGCGAGCAGGTCCTGGTGACGGCGGCGGTGGACGACGACGTGCCGGACGTGCTGACGGGGACGCGTTACGCGGTGTCCGGCGGTGAGGTGACCCGGCTGTGA